In the genome of Deltaproteobacteria bacterium, the window GACGCACACACTTGGCCTATATCGAACCAACTCCAACAAGGTGGGGTTCCGCTATGGCCAGGTTTCTAACTTACGACCTCAACCCAACGCACTACCCTGACATAATCGCGTTGCTGTTAACATGACATATTGACGTTGCCACGACAGTGGAAAATCAAACTAGAAGAAACGGAAAGTCGACGCACCGGCCGCGGGACAGGGAGATTGATGCTTGGGCGGTGAACCGAGCCCAGGCCGGAGCGATTCATCTTGACAGCGCCACGCCAACCGCACTAAGGTCGTGACATCCTTCAGCGCAGTGAAAGGAGCTAAGCCAATGGCCCATTCATTTCCGATCATCGACGCCGACGCCCATGTCATCGAAACCGAGCGGACATGGGAATATCTTGCCGAGGCGGACAAACAGTACCGGCCAAAACTATTTTCCACCCCCGACGATGCCACGCGCCAATATTGGGTGATGGAAGACAAGATCGCCGGCTTCCGCTTTCTCACTCTCTCCGAGCAGGAACTGCGCGACTTCGCTCAGCGCGCCGGGCGCGACTTTGCCACGCCGCAAGCGGCACGGGAACTCGACGACGTCGAGCTCCGGCTCAAACATATGGACGAGTTGGGCATTGACGTCCAGGTGCTGCACAATACTTTCTGGATCGAGCAGATTACCACCCGGCGACAAGCCGAGGTCGCGGTTTGCCGCAGCTGGAACCGATGGCTCGCCGATATTTCAAAGCAAAGCCATGGAAGATTATTTTACTCCTGCGTCGTGCCGGCCCTCGATATCGACGCAGCCATCGGCGAAATTAAATTCGCCAAGGAGAATGGCGGCGTGGCCGTCTGCATGCGGCCCCTGGAAGGCGACCGACATCTATCGGATCCGTATTTTTATCCGATCTACCAAGCCGCCAGCGATTTGGATCTCTCCATCGTCGTCCATATCGCCAATGGCAATCCCGAAAACGCCGATCTCTATCGCACGGCGCCGGCCGGCCGCTTCGCCCAGTTCCGCGTGCCGACGGTAACCGCTTGCTTCGACGTGATCATGAGCGAACTGCATCAGCAGTTTCCTAAACTACGCTGGGGCTTCATCGAAGCCTCGGCCCAATGGGTCCCCTGGATCGCCCGCGAAACCGCCATCCGCTACCGCGCCCAGGGCCGCAGCTTTCCAACCAACGTTTTCGACGAATATAAAATCTATGTCACCTGCCAAACCAACGACGACGTGCCCTACATCGTCACCTGCTGTGGCGAAGATCGGCTGGTGATCGGCACCGACTACGGCCACACCGACCCGTCGAGCGCCGTGACGGCGATCAACGAATTTCAAAAGATGGAAGGTATCGCACCGGCAGTAAAAGAAAAAATTCTCTCGCACAACGCCAAAGCGTTGTACGCCTTGAGCTGACGCGAGGAACGAAGATCTACCAGCCAGAAATCGTGATATGCCAAACCAAATCGGCGTTGCCGCCGAGAAACGGATTCCAGTCGATATTCGACCAGCGCTCAATCAGTTCCAGCTTGACGCCGATGGCGGCGCACTGGGCCGTCAATTGCGCGAACCCTGGCGCCTGACGAATATCGTCTTCGATGATCAGCGCTCGGCCACTTCGGGGCAGCTGGGGAAAGACTTTCGCCTCCGCCGTGTCGGGCTGGACGATCTCGTAGGTTAAAATCCCTTCGCCTTTTTCCTTGGCTTCCCGCTCGATGGCTCTCTCCAGCCCGTTGGCGATCTCTTTTAATTGCGTGCTGATCCGGTTGAGGACCACTTGTTTGGCACAGTGCTTTTCGAAACGCTGCGCCGCGCGAGTTTCCGCGGCGATGCGCTTGACCTTGGAGATGAACCGCGCGCGTCGCGGAAAGCGCGGTAAGCTGTCGATCCAACTCTTCAACAATTGCTGCGTCGCTCGCAGCGTCGGCTTGCTCGGTGACGAGTAATCCGCTAGCGGTGCGCTTGGCTGCGTTGCCATGTTCCAGTGTAATCTTCGGGGACGCATAAAATTTACCATACAGCTCGTTGCGCTGGGCAACCTACGATGCCGAGTCGCAGGCCTGCGGCGCCGCAACACAATCGCTGACCCGGCTCCACGCCAGCCCCAATTGTTGGCTCAGGTCGCTGTTTTTAACGCCAACCCAAAACACCATGGAAACCATCATGAGCAGTAGTGTGTACTCGATCAGGGCTTGGCCGTTTTGTCGGCGTTTTTTATGATGCTCCACAAGTCACGCTACCCTTCGGTTTTGACCAGCATCAACGGTTGCCTGACGCTTATCGAATCGTTGCGGCTGCCAGATTCACGACTGACGCTGTTTTTGCGATTGGCGATATAAACGCCTTCGTTGCCGAAACTCCAACGCACCAACCAGGATTCCAACTTGGAGCGGCGTTGATCGGCGAGAGCGTCAAGAAAGATATGCCAAGGGATGCGTGCGCTATTCATGTTTGTGTCCTCCACCCATATGATGGCAAGCACTATGCCAGCGTATTTTTGACCGAATCGGGGACAAAAGCTCCGCAATCCGTGCAGAGATTCGGTGCAGCGCATAGACTAAACGCCTGGCGCGAGTCAGCGGAATATCAGAACAGGCAGAGCCGCCCGCGAAAGAATTGAAGCTGGTTTTGAGCTTTGCGGCAGCGCGAGGGACTAAAAACCTTGGCCGAGGACCGCACTGATGGCGTACATCGCCTGCTCAATATCGGCGCTAGCGATATCGAGATGGGTGACCATGCGCACGCGGTGGCTATCCACCGCTCCACCGAGGACATGACGCTCGGCCAACCCACCCACGAACGCCGCCGCGCTGAGACTGGTCTCACCGACATCGTAGAGCACGATGTTACTCTGCACGTTTTCAGGTTGAATGCGGATACGTGGAATCTGCGCCAAGCCTTGGGCCAACCGCTTGGCATTGTCGTGATCGATGTGCAGCCGCTTCGGCCCTTCTTCCAGAGCCACCAGCGCGGCCGCGGCGAGCACACCGGCTTGACGCATGCCGCCGCCGAGCATTTTGCGAATCACCCGGCAGCGCTCGATCAACTCTTTCGATCCGACGATCATCGAGCCCACTGGTGCGCCCAGTCCTTTGCTAAAGCAGAATTGAATCGAGTCGAATTTAGCCGTCATCCGGGCCACGTTTTCGCCGAGATGCACCGCCGCGTTGAACACCCGCGCGCCGTCGAGATGAACTTTCAAACCGACGTCATGAGCTTTGTCGCAGATCGTCTGGACCAATGCCGTTGGGTAGACGGTGCCTCCCGCCATGTTGTGGGTATTCTCTAGCGCGACCAAGGCGGTTTGGGGCCGGGTGTAATGTCTCTCGCGGATCGCCGGCACGATCTGTTCCCAACTCATGATCCCGTCGCTTGTCGGAATTACGCGTGGCAAAACTCCCGCAAGCGCAGCCATGGAAGCCATCTCGTAATTGTAA includes:
- a CDS encoding Flp family type IVb pilin codes for the protein MEHHKKRRQNGQALIEYTLLLMMVSMVFWVGVKNSDLSQQLGLAWSRVSDCVAAPQACDSAS
- a CDS encoding aminotransferase class I/II-fold pyridoxal phosphate-dependent enzyme translates to MADKIIDLRSDTVTKPSAAMRRAMAEAEVGDDVYMEDPTVNRLQSRSAELFGREAGLFVPSGSMGNLACIMAQTERGQEVICEAAGHIYNYEMASMAALAGVLPRVIPTSDGIMSWEQIVPAIRERHYTRPQTALVALENTHNMAGGTVYPTALVQTICDKAHDVGLKVHLDGARVFNAAVHLGENVARMTAKFDSIQFCFSKGLGAPVGSMIVGSKELIERCRVIRKMLGGGMRQAGVLAAAALVALEEGPKRLHIDHDNAKRLAQGLAQIPRIRIQPENVQSNIVLYDVGETSLSAAAFVGGLAERHVLGGAVDSHRVRMVTHLDIASADIEQAMYAISAVLGQGF